From a single Stigmatopora argus isolate UIUO_Sarg chromosome 4, RoL_Sarg_1.0, whole genome shotgun sequence genomic region:
- the LOC144073111 gene encoding CCN family member 3-like yields MSCLCYRALFLICFTAQVLTLVWSQVCPRRCQCPKEPPICDPGVPLILDDCICCLTCARQKGEACSEMNPCDTRKGLRCDYSSGQNKNMGLCVAHEGEVCVLDGTVYQNGQTFFPSCKHQCICRDGQIACIPRCDIDVMLPGPDCPAPRKVQIPGECCEKWVCEPQIEASALGGFAMAAFRQEDSVNIDAWDPSLNCIEQTTEWGACSRTCGMGLSTRVTNKNRRCELVKQSRLCMIRSCEQEQTPLSQPKRGGKCQRMVRSDTAFQLSYKNCTSIQAYKPRYCGSCKDGRCCTPHRTKTALVEFTCAGGKTSKRPVMVIMTCVCHNNCPRENAMWQPSELGYSGMTL; encoded by the exons ATGTCCTGTTTGTGTTATAGAGCTCTTTTTCTGATCTGCTTCACAGCACAG GTGCTGACATTAGTCTGGTCCCAAGTATGTCCGCGGAGATGCCAGTGCCCCAAGGAACCCCCAATCTGTGACCCTGGGGTGCCCCTAATCCTGGATGACTGCATCTGCTGCCTCACGTGCGCTCGCCAGAAAGGTGAGGCGTGTTCAGAAATGAACCCCTGCGACACACGGAAAGGCCTGCGATGCGACTACTCTTCtggtcaaaacaaaaacatgggcTTGTGTGTGG CCCACGAAGGAGAAGTCTGTGTTCTGGATGGTACAGTCTACCAGAACGGCCAGACCTTCTTTCCCAGCTGCAAACACCAGTGCATCTGCCGGGACGGGCAGATCGCGTGCATACCGCGCTGCGACATTGACGTCATGCTGCCTGGCCCCGACTGTCCTGCGCCTCGCAAGGTCCAGATTCCTGGGGAATGCTGCGAGAAGTGGGTGTGCGAGCCCCAGATTGAAGCCAGTGCGCTGGGTGGCTTTGCAATGGCAG CCTTTCGTCAAGAGGACTCCGTGAACATTGATGCATGGGACCCGAGTTTGAATTGCATCGAGCAAACCACAGAGTGGGGGGCCTGCTCTCGAACCTGTGGAATGGGGCTGTCCACCAGGGTCACTAACAAGAACCGCCGTTGTGAACTGGTGAAGCAGAGCCGATTGTGTATGATCCGATCCTGCGAGCAGGAGCAAACACCGCTCTCGCAGCCAAAG AGAGGCGGCAAGTGTCAGAGGATGGTACGGAGCGACACGGCTTTCCAGCTCTCCTACAAAAACTGCACCAGCATCCAGGCCTACAAACCTCGATACTGTGGTTCCTGCAAAGATGGCCGTTGCTGCACCCCGCACAGGACCAAGACCGCCTTGGTGGAGTTCACGTGCGCCGGCGGTAAGACCAGCAAGCGTCCGGTCATGGTGATCATGACCTGCGTCTGCCACAACAACTGCCCACGGGAGAACGCGATGTGGCAGCCTTCGGAGCTGGGCTACAGTGGGATGACGTTATAG